A genomic segment from Actinoplanes sichuanensis encodes:
- a CDS encoding DUF1707 SHOCT-like domain-containing protein, translated as MSKEVENLRAADTDRQQIADRLKFALDEGRLSLHEYDERIGLAYAARTHAELLVLVKDLPRPGSRAGRTRRLPTALIVLWTIFGALAAVNVVVYALVTVSNGGGIYPWPIWLLVPGVALGAVTVGVQAIRSPNRKD; from the coding sequence ATGTCCAAAGAGGTCGAAAACCTGCGCGCGGCGGACACCGACCGCCAGCAGATCGCCGACCGGCTGAAGTTCGCGCTCGACGAGGGCCGTCTGTCGTTGCATGAGTATGACGAGCGCATCGGTCTGGCGTACGCCGCACGCACCCACGCCGAGTTGCTCGTCCTCGTGAAGGACCTCCCTCGTCCCGGATCGCGCGCCGGTCGGACCCGTCGTCTGCCGACCGCCCTGATCGTTCTCTGGACGATCTTCGGCGCCCTGGCGGCGGTGAACGTCGTGGTTTATGCCCTGGTCACCGTCTCTAACGGCGGCGGCATCTACCCGTGGCCGATCTGGCTGCTGGTGCCCGGTGTCGCGCTCGGCGCGGTGACCGTGGGCGTGCAGGCGATCCGCTCTCCGAACCGGAAAGATTGA
- a CDS encoding ABC transporter permease, producing MTATTAPSAYPRTVDELIPHARDLANRLGTLPSRNQLMKAFKVGGPKANALLAALTQSPAAPVEPEPVEPPPADDTPEVELEPIAAEPVAEPAVTPAPPVLPSIHPADEMAWVGITRPPAEPVEPPAPEPTLVEPVAEPEPKRRRPVVWPVLILCLPAFVAIWGGWVEMGRLTGFGMVTLLPGISDFQINTAITLPIGMETLAAYALYVWLSGMVTGSALRFAKWCALTSLTLGALGQIAYHLMAAWGWTSAPWPITAAVACIPVAVLGMGAALAHLMHKSR from the coding sequence ATGACCGCCACGACCGCCCCGAGCGCCTACCCGCGCACTGTCGACGAACTGATCCCGCACGCTCGCGACCTGGCCAACCGGCTCGGCACGCTGCCGAGCCGCAACCAACTCATGAAGGCGTTCAAGGTCGGTGGACCGAAGGCAAACGCCCTGCTCGCGGCCCTCACCCAGTCCCCGGCCGCCCCGGTCGAGCCCGAGCCGGTCGAGCCGCCCCCGGCGGACGACACCCCGGAGGTCGAGCTTGAGCCCATCGCCGCCGAGCCGGTCGCCGAGCCCGCGGTGACCCCGGCGCCGCCGGTGCTGCCGTCGATCCACCCGGCCGACGAGATGGCGTGGGTTGGCATCACCCGGCCGCCCGCCGAGCCGGTCGAGCCGCCGGCGCCCGAGCCGACCCTGGTCGAGCCGGTCGCCGAGCCCGAGCCGAAGCGGCGCCGGCCGGTCGTGTGGCCGGTGCTGATCCTGTGTCTGCCCGCGTTCGTCGCGATCTGGGGCGGCTGGGTGGAGATGGGACGGCTGACCGGCTTCGGCATGGTCACGCTGCTTCCCGGGATCTCCGACTTCCAGATCAACACGGCGATCACGCTGCCGATCGGCATGGAAACCCTCGCCGCGTATGCGCTGTACGTGTGGCTGTCCGGCATGGTCACCGGCTCGGCGCTGCGGTTCGCGAAGTGGTGCGCGCTGACGTCGCTGACGCTCGGAGCGCTCGGGCAGATCGCCTATCACCTGATGGCCGCGTGGGGCTGGACGTCGGCTCCGTGGCCGATCACCGCCGCCGTGGCGTGCATCCCGGTCGCCGTGCTCGGCATGGGCGCCGCGCTGGCGCACCTGATGCATAAGTCCCGCTGA
- a CDS encoding HAD family hydrolase produces MSRSGLLGLVGAGPLLLDFDGPVCSVFAGYPAPRVAGELVSLLNGKGVVVPPDMHDPLAVLRWVGEKCSQDLLIEVEDALCAAELHAVGVAAPTPYGHRVILGASDRGLPVAVVSNNSAVAITAYLKAHSLFSSVAVIVGRAYGQPELMKPAPGPVLDAVRALRADPRSCVLVGDSASDIRAAHAAGVASIGYAGKAGKIDALAAADVVVTSMGEIAAALSPESGIPAE; encoded by the coding sequence GTGAGCCGGTCGGGCCTGCTCGGTCTGGTGGGTGCGGGGCCGCTGCTCCTGGACTTCGACGGGCCGGTCTGCTCGGTCTTCGCCGGGTATCCGGCGCCTCGCGTCGCGGGTGAGCTCGTCTCGCTGCTCAACGGCAAGGGTGTGGTCGTGCCCCCGGACATGCACGACCCTCTCGCTGTCCTCCGATGGGTCGGTGAGAAGTGCTCCCAAGACCTGCTCATCGAGGTCGAGGACGCGCTGTGTGCCGCCGAACTGCACGCTGTCGGTGTTGCCGCGCCGACTCCGTACGGGCATCGGGTGATCCTCGGCGCGTCTGACCGTGGATTACCCGTCGCCGTGGTGAGTAACAACTCGGCCGTGGCGATCACGGCGTATCTCAAAGCTCATAGTCTTTTCAGCTCTGTCGCGGTGATCGTCGGCCGGGCGTATGGGCAACCCGAATTGATGAAGCCTGCTCCCGGACCCGTTCTTGACGCCGTGCGTGCCCTCCGGGCCGATCCGCGGTCCTGCGTGCTCGTCGGGGATTCCGCCTCCGACATCCGAGCCGCTCACGCCGCCGGGGTCGCCTCGATCGGCTATGCCGGTAAGGCCGGAAAGATCGACGCCCTCGCCGCCGCCGACGTCGTGGTGACATCGATGGGCGAAATCGCCGCCGCCCTGTCCCCGGAGTCCGGCATCCCTGCCGAATGA
- a CDS encoding GNAT family N-acetyltransferase encodes MTWHITSDVSAFAEYAGPFLRSSPVRHTVLLTVTASLLSKGPHVYGESDPILGWWTDDRTDEVSGALLQTPPYPLTLTEVPPEAVPEAVAALSSHRPAAVNMLVRDIPAFTAAWTAQHGGTVHTGLQTRLFELAELTPPDPLPPGAARLATPADRALLIDWFRSFHEYIGEKPNDVEASVDDRMSHGGVALWETDGAPVSMAVYTRPEAGMVRVQYVWTPPEHRRQGFAGAATTAATRNALDAGATDVVLFTDLANPTSNALYPRLGYRPIEDRAVVEFSR; translated from the coding sequence ATGACCTGGCACATCACCTCCGACGTCTCGGCTTTCGCCGAGTACGCCGGTCCTTTCCTGCGTTCGTCGCCGGTCCGGCACACGGTTCTGCTCACGGTCACCGCCTCCCTGCTTTCCAAGGGCCCACATGTGTACGGGGAAAGCGATCCGATTCTGGGCTGGTGGACCGACGACCGTACCGATGAGGTGTCCGGTGCCCTGCTGCAGACCCCGCCCTATCCGCTCACGTTGACCGAAGTGCCACCCGAGGCCGTTCCGGAGGCCGTCGCAGCCCTTTCGTCGCACCGACCCGCCGCCGTCAACATGCTGGTCCGTGACATCCCGGCGTTCACTGCGGCCTGGACCGCACAGCACGGTGGCACAGTTCACACCGGCCTGCAGACGCGCCTGTTCGAGCTGGCCGAGCTCACTCCGCCCGACCCGCTCCCACCGGGCGCGGCCCGCCTGGCCACGCCGGCCGACCGAGCGTTGTTGATCGACTGGTTCCGGAGCTTCCACGAGTACATCGGCGAGAAGCCGAACGATGTGGAGGCCTCGGTCGACGACCGGATGAGCCACGGCGGCGTAGCCCTCTGGGAGACGGACGGCGCACCCGTGTCGATGGCCGTCTACACCAGGCCGGAGGCCGGCATGGTCCGCGTCCAGTACGTCTGGACCCCACCCGAGCATCGCCGGCAGGGTTTCGCCGGCGCCGCGACGACCGCCGCGACCCGAAATGCGTTGGACGCCGGAGCGACGGACGTGGTCCTCTTCACCGACCTGGCGAACCCGACAAGCAACGCCCTGTACCCCCGGCTGGGCTACCGGCCGATCGAAGACCGAGCGGTGGTGGAGTTCTCCCGATGA
- a CDS encoding MOSC domain-containing protein has product MGRLVSLNVGGAEPNPAKDSGMTTGIGKRPVDHPLTVRRPGPKTTGLHSGVVGDFIGDTKHHGGDDQAVYAYSLEDYAWWSAELGRELAPGLFGENLTTEGLDLYNALIGERWQVGDEVLLETTFGRIPCSTFQHRMAEPRWIKRFAAANRTGAYLRIVREGTITPGARIEVVSRPAHDLTIAEAFDIYMHNPQHLSRLLVAEALPPQLRTDIEKRLADTPS; this is encoded by the coding sequence GTGGGCCGGCTGGTCTCGCTGAACGTCGGCGGCGCCGAGCCGAACCCGGCCAAGGACTCCGGCATGACCACGGGCATCGGCAAGCGCCCGGTCGACCACCCGCTGACGGTCCGCCGCCCCGGCCCGAAGACCACCGGCCTGCACAGCGGCGTGGTCGGCGACTTCATCGGCGACACCAAGCATCACGGCGGCGACGACCAGGCGGTGTACGCGTACTCACTGGAGGACTACGCCTGGTGGTCCGCCGAGCTCGGCCGAGAGCTGGCCCCCGGCCTGTTCGGCGAGAACCTGACCACCGAGGGCCTGGACCTCTACAACGCGCTGATCGGCGAACGCTGGCAGGTCGGTGACGAGGTGCTCCTGGAAACCACCTTCGGCCGCATCCCGTGCTCCACATTCCAGCACCGGATGGCCGAGCCGCGCTGGATCAAGCGTTTCGCAGCCGCCAACCGCACCGGCGCCTACCTGCGAATCGTCCGGGAGGGCACGATCACCCCCGGCGCCCGCATCGAGGTCGTGTCGCGCCCGGCACACGATTTGACGATCGCCGAGGCCTTCGACATCTACATGCACAACCCCCAGCATCTGTCCCGCCTGCTGGTGGCCGAGGCCTTACCGCCCCAGCTACGCACCGACATCGAGAAGCGCCTGGCCGACACCCCGTCCTGA
- a CDS encoding class I SAM-dependent methyltransferase translates to MANPELAPEIERFYTRIIDESLRLSMSADGRLELLRTQEILRRFLPSTPAKVLDVGGGTGVHARWLVADGYHVDLIDPVARHVEQAATVCSASLGDARSLEAADASYDVVQLLGPLYHLPDQADRIQALREARRVVRPGGLVAAAAINRYASLFEHAALAHLHSARLQASISAILSTSVHDGVRGFTLAYFHRATELADEMRDAGLVDVTVIGIEGPAWSLLKAVEQSGTEPSEGLFESALTAARMAEPYPELLAASSHLLAIGRPG, encoded by the coding sequence ATGGCGAACCCAGAGCTAGCGCCGGAGATCGAGCGGTTCTACACGCGGATCATCGATGAAAGCCTCCGACTGAGCATGTCCGCAGACGGCCGACTTGAGCTGCTTCGAACGCAGGAGATTCTCCGGCGATTCCTGCCGTCGACGCCAGCCAAAGTGCTGGATGTCGGGGGAGGGACGGGCGTGCATGCCCGATGGCTGGTTGCCGACGGATACCACGTCGATTTGATCGATCCAGTTGCCCGACATGTCGAACAAGCCGCAACGGTCTGTTCTGCGTCGCTGGGCGACGCTCGCTCGCTGGAGGCGGCTGACGCGAGCTACGACGTTGTGCAACTCCTGGGTCCGCTTTACCACCTCCCTGATCAAGCCGATCGGATTCAAGCACTCCGCGAGGCCCGGCGGGTGGTGCGTCCCGGTGGCCTTGTCGCAGCTGCGGCGATTAACCGGTACGCCTCACTGTTCGAGCATGCCGCTCTTGCGCACTTACATTCCGCGCGATTGCAGGCGTCTATCTCCGCGATCCTCAGCACGTCTGTCCATGACGGGGTCCGGGGCTTCACGCTTGCCTACTTTCATCGCGCCACTGAGCTTGCTGATGAAATGCGCGACGCCGGCCTTGTGGACGTGACCGTGATCGGGATCGAGGGACCTGCATGGTCGCTTCTCAAGGCGGTAGAACAGTCGGGCACCGAGCCCAGTGAGGGACTTTTTGAGTCCGCCCTGACGGCGGCTCGGATGGCCGAGCCCTACCCCGAACTGCTTGCGGCTAGCTCTCATCTACTGGCCATCGGCCGGCCGGGTTGA
- a CDS encoding XRE family transcriptional regulator — MPTVLVPITGSVLAWAIGEAGLSNAEVASQLGVSQSQIADWIAGTAHPSKTKFDQLRKLLDRPESVFFLASPPPSSSSATRFRSHASRTGPHTPTPEDLKAIKLAQNLQRVMRWLGEDRRVLEIPRASIGDPPEAVAEEARAWLGWSTREQIKAKDHEVAKLLRARIEQRGIIALNLTLSDGGFRGFSLPDSIAPVIAINTRDDIRARSFSYIHECGHLMLGIESICDASPASGTDTWCDNVAAAFLMPRPVLADYMLRKFHVQEVDSLEEVRWAANQLNVSYRAMARRFESLGMGVPGLYGKINKLISNQSRGGGVGGPPQTRARRKLQRYGAGFVGRLMAAEEEGELENADLVDLLNLSRAELKELRGLLNEGAE; from the coding sequence ATGCCGACCGTGCTAGTTCCGATCACTGGCTCGGTGCTGGCCTGGGCCATAGGCGAGGCGGGGCTCAGCAACGCTGAGGTGGCGAGCCAACTCGGCGTGAGCCAAAGCCAGATTGCTGACTGGATCGCGGGCACGGCGCATCCGAGCAAGACGAAGTTCGACCAGCTTCGAAAGCTGCTCGACCGGCCTGAGTCGGTCTTCTTCCTCGCGAGTCCGCCGCCGTCGTCCTCCAGCGCGACGCGATTTCGAAGTCATGCGAGCCGGACTGGGCCGCACACCCCTACTCCCGAAGACCTTAAAGCGATCAAGCTTGCTCAGAATCTCCAACGTGTCATGCGGTGGCTGGGGGAGGACCGCAGGGTCCTAGAAATTCCGCGTGCATCGATTGGCGACCCGCCTGAGGCCGTCGCTGAGGAAGCTCGGGCGTGGTTAGGCTGGTCGACTCGGGAGCAGATAAAGGCGAAGGACCACGAGGTAGCCAAACTCCTTAGGGCCCGGATCGAGCAGCGAGGAATCATCGCGCTCAACTTGACCTTAAGTGACGGCGGATTTCGTGGATTCTCGCTGCCGGATTCGATTGCTCCGGTGATCGCTATCAATACGCGAGATGACATTAGGGCGCGATCATTTTCCTACATTCATGAGTGTGGTCACCTCATGCTTGGCATCGAGTCAATTTGTGACGCCTCGCCGGCAAGTGGAACGGACACGTGGTGCGACAACGTAGCTGCGGCTTTTCTCATGCCGCGCCCAGTTCTCGCGGACTATATGCTTCGGAAGTTTCACGTACAGGAAGTTGATTCTCTCGAAGAGGTCCGTTGGGCGGCGAATCAGCTCAACGTTAGTTACCGCGCAATGGCTCGACGTTTTGAGTCGCTTGGCATGGGAGTGCCAGGTCTCTATGGCAAAATCAATAAGCTAATTTCCAATCAGTCCAGAGGCGGCGGCGTCGGGGGCCCGCCTCAGACGCGAGCCAGGCGAAAGTTGCAGCGGTATGGTGCCGGTTTTGTCGGGCGCCTTATGGCGGCTGAGGAAGAAGGTGAACTAGAGAACGCTGATCTGGTTGACCTCCTCAACCTGTCGAGAGCCGAGTTGAAGGAATTGCGGGGGCTACTCAATGAGGGTGCCGAGTAA
- a CDS encoding LLM class flavin-dependent oxidoreductase — translation MTAPKRVPLSVLDLATVREGHTSADALRGTLEIAAAADQLGFSRFWVAEHHNMPAVASTSPPVLIGAVAAHTRDIRVGSGGVMLPNHMPFVVAEQFALLEALYPGRVDLGIGRAPGTDQATAAALRGVSPYLTVEQFPDHLKTLLGLLGDERVPTDRLSATPAAESFPEVWILGSSTYGAQIAAALGLPFCFAYHFSATSDVDGALRLYRDGYQPSPRFPLPWVMVSASVLAAETTEEAHYLAGPSRVMALSLRTGRLGPMVSPETAAQRQLSDMDRAVLESLPGTQFAGTADEVVAALTDLADRTGADELILAGAVFDPATRIDSLARIAKAWTR, via the coding sequence ATGACCGCACCGAAACGCGTTCCGTTGTCCGTGCTCGACCTGGCCACCGTTCGCGAGGGCCACACCAGCGCCGATGCGCTGCGCGGCACCCTGGAGATCGCGGCGGCCGCCGACCAGTTGGGCTTCTCCCGGTTCTGGGTGGCCGAGCACCACAACATGCCGGCGGTCGCGTCGACGTCACCGCCGGTGCTGATCGGCGCGGTCGCGGCGCACACCCGTGACATCCGGGTCGGTTCCGGCGGCGTGATGCTGCCCAACCACATGCCCTTCGTGGTGGCCGAGCAGTTCGCCCTGCTGGAGGCGCTCTACCCGGGTCGTGTCGACCTGGGCATCGGCCGGGCGCCGGGCACCGACCAGGCGACCGCGGCCGCGTTGCGCGGCGTTTCGCCCTATCTGACGGTCGAGCAGTTCCCCGACCATCTGAAGACGCTGCTGGGCCTGCTCGGCGACGAGCGGGTGCCCACCGACCGGCTGTCCGCCACTCCGGCCGCCGAGTCGTTTCCCGAGGTCTGGATCCTCGGCTCGTCCACCTACGGTGCGCAGATCGCGGCCGCGCTGGGGCTGCCGTTCTGTTTCGCGTACCACTTCTCGGCGACCTCCGATGTGGATGGCGCGCTGCGGCTGTACCGGGACGGTTACCAGCCGTCACCACGGTTCCCGTTGCCGTGGGTGATGGTCAGTGCCTCGGTGTTGGCCGCCGAGACGACCGAGGAGGCCCACTACCTGGCCGGTCCGAGCCGGGTGATGGCGCTCAGTCTGCGTACCGGCCGCCTCGGCCCGATGGTCTCCCCGGAGACGGCCGCCCAGCGGCAGCTGTCCGACATGGACCGCGCGGTGCTGGAGTCGCTGCCCGGCACCCAGTTCGCCGGTACCGCCGACGAGGTGGTGGCCGCCCTGACGGATCTCGCCGACCGCACCGGCGCGGACGAGCTGATCCTGGCGGGCGCGGTCTTCGACCCGGCCACCCGCATCGACAGCCTGGCCCGCATCGCGAAAGCATGGACCCGATGA
- a CDS encoding RRQRL motif-containing zinc-binding protein translates to MGRIRAAFYDPTGDRYGIPTFWWWGAPAGYATRRQLRERGLCPGGQPIAAQIMWRGVGGVRAAYLYRLDLARPKRTATPAVRAALDKAMTARRTCSTCRTVRPYCIPRSLGECLECA, encoded by the coding sequence ATGGGCCGTATCCGGGCCGCGTTCTACGACCCGACCGGCGACCGGTACGGCATCCCCACCTTTTGGTGGTGGGGTGCTCCGGCCGGTTACGCCACCCGCCGTCAACTGCGCGAACGCGGTCTCTGCCCCGGTGGTCAGCCGATCGCCGCTCAGATCATGTGGCGCGGCGTCGGTGGCGTCCGTGCCGCTTACCTGTACCGGCTCGACCTGGCCCGGCCGAAGCGCACCGCGACGCCGGCCGTCCGCGCGGCGCTCGACAAGGCGATGACGGCCCGCCGCACCTGCTCGACCTGCCGCACCGTCCGGCCCTACTGCATCCCGCGCTCGCTCGGCGAATGCCTTGAGTGTGCGTGA
- a CDS encoding DUF6284 family protein, translating to MSDHDFYAEPTAADLAAIEFEAPLINAQLVWLDAEITLLSAAERGRVSELDVRRVRRAERAVIRETFAHVARLTRSPSPRRAA from the coding sequence GTGAGCGATCACGACTTCTACGCCGAGCCGACCGCCGCCGACCTGGCCGCGATCGAGTTCGAGGCGCCGCTGATCAACGCCCAGTTGGTCTGGCTGGACGCCGAGATCACGCTGTTGAGCGCGGCCGAGCGCGGTCGGGTCAGTGAACTGGACGTGCGCCGAGTGCGCCGCGCTGAGCGCGCGGTGATCCGCGAGACGTTCGCCCACGTGGCCCGGCTGACCCGCTCGCCGAGCCCGCGCCGCGCGGCCTGA
- a CDS encoding GntR family transcriptional regulator: MALLKYEEIAESLRSRIAAGEFAPGETIPSGRDLAEQWSVARATVVKAMDVLRADGVVEAKQGTGFIVTETPVARPSGGRRAGSTRVTGGMPFLRIGVPDWSAPPAHIASALGLAAGVEALRRVRVLQMPDGTPHSYVQAWFPPDVAEPSPRLAQTAPIAEGTTRYVSRQTGRFPVEGVDVTTVRLATAEEATHLALPEPVAVAVVRHTAFDKDGRPLVCEEGVTPGSLFEQVDTYSM, encoded by the coding sequence ATGGCGCTGTTGAAGTACGAGGAGATCGCAGAGTCTTTGCGGTCTCGGATTGCAGCCGGGGAGTTCGCGCCCGGTGAGACCATCCCCTCTGGGCGTGACCTGGCCGAACAGTGGTCCGTCGCGCGAGCCACCGTCGTCAAGGCGATGGATGTCCTCCGAGCCGACGGCGTGGTGGAGGCTAAGCAGGGGACGGGTTTCATCGTCACCGAGACACCTGTCGCACGCCCTTCGGGCGGTCGCAGAGCCGGATCGACGCGTGTAACAGGCGGCATGCCGTTCCTGCGCATTGGTGTGCCCGACTGGAGTGCTCCGCCGGCGCACATAGCCTCAGCGCTCGGTCTTGCGGCCGGGGTAGAGGCCCTGCGCCGCGTGCGTGTGCTGCAGATGCCTGATGGCACCCCTCACAGCTACGTGCAAGCCTGGTTCCCGCCCGACGTGGCCGAGCCGTCGCCCCGATTGGCTCAAACCGCTCCGATCGCGGAAGGCACCACTCGGTACGTGAGTCGGCAGACCGGCCGATTCCCCGTTGAAGGCGTGGACGTAACCACGGTGCGACTTGCAACGGCGGAGGAAGCAACCCACCTCGCGCTGCCGGAACCTGTCGCCGTAGCCGTGGTCCGACACACGGCGTTCGACAAGGATGGGCGACCGCTGGTCTGCGAAGAAGGCGTCACGCCGGGGTCGCTGTTCGAGCAGGTGGACACCTACTCGATGTAA
- a CDS encoding DUF6602 domain-containing protein: MEWNAWSQHVFEPYIDDYDLGDQVGIIDQYWAGALHRLHAEVEVFNRLIAHQGERGRENELALARILERLLPGRLGVGTGLLFDSAGKYSKQMDLLLYDRIDSPTILAQTNQLLHPIEEIQLAIEVKSRLTVDGINDAGKKRSSINDLAPIGGTHRPAFVLFAYDAASSPQAVARNLQDLDISVRPDLTCVLDPGFIAGPRNLLDPTADSEDFTYGVTLLHELDKDGNRASGRYIRGDPTGNLLKQHHEGALYPVVDFAGGVALADPSRALLLFCEILIRMTIAGTTSKPPTLSHYLKPPFRDIEQV, translated from the coding sequence GTGGAATGGAATGCCTGGTCACAGCACGTTTTCGAGCCCTACATTGATGATTACGACTTAGGGGACCAAGTGGGAATCATAGACCAGTACTGGGCAGGCGCGCTCCATCGGTTACATGCCGAAGTTGAGGTTTTCAACCGACTGATAGCACATCAAGGCGAGCGCGGGAGGGAAAATGAACTTGCCTTAGCAAGAATCCTTGAGCGGCTGCTTCCAGGCCGGCTGGGGGTAGGGACCGGCCTACTATTCGACTCAGCCGGTAAGTATTCGAAGCAGATGGACCTGCTGCTTTATGATCGAATAGACTCCCCCACCATCCTCGCGCAGACGAATCAGCTACTCCATCCCATTGAGGAGATACAGCTAGCAATAGAGGTCAAGAGCCGACTTACCGTCGACGGCATCAACGACGCCGGAAAGAAACGATCGTCCATAAACGACTTAGCCCCGATCGGCGGAACTCACCGTCCAGCATTCGTTCTCTTCGCATACGATGCTGCGTCATCCCCCCAGGCGGTGGCGCGTAACCTCCAAGACTTAGATATCTCGGTCAGGCCGGATCTTACCTGCGTTCTCGACCCAGGATTTATCGCCGGACCTCGCAACCTCCTAGACCCCACTGCCGACTCCGAGGACTTCACCTACGGCGTCACCCTATTGCACGAATTGGACAAGGACGGCAATCGAGCAAGCGGCAGGTATATTCGCGGCGATCCCACCGGAAATCTGCTAAAGCAACATCACGAAGGAGCCCTGTACCCGGTTGTCGACTTCGCCGGAGGAGTTGCCCTGGCAGATCCTTCACGCGCACTACTTCTATTCTGTGAGATTTTGATCAGAATGACTATCGCAGGAACCACTAGCAAGCCGCCAACACTAAGCCACTATTTGAAGCCACCATTTCGTGACATCGAACAAGTCTAA
- a CDS encoding MFS transporter, translated as MTALRQYLGVWQLPGAKVLLGIGILARLGIGMTPLALLLLVEQTTGRYAAAGLAGGVYALAGAALSPVAGRLADRIGAGPILLATAILHPLALAGLLLASRGGADNLEWIFMASAAAGATYPPSTAAIRRAWTDMTAPGTGRLELRSAAIAAETSLFELVFVLGPMLVAAFLVATADPAAALICAGVVTLVGTAWVARLPVMRHRGTHDPETAAKGLGPLRTRGFPALLLCVTALGTAFGAAGVIVPAYAAQHGGGEALGGVLLGVWGIGSTIGGIWFGTRRPAMALSRQFAWLLGAVSASFLVLAFMPSPIWLGAALVLGGATIAPALTVENSLVGRISPAGMLNEAYTWMVTVSVSGSAAGGALAGVIVDQPGGLPWSFVFASAVLLLATGVAAIPEGSMARADRHAGERLATELV; from the coding sequence GTGACCGCATTGCGTCAGTACCTTGGCGTGTGGCAACTGCCGGGAGCGAAGGTTCTGCTGGGCATCGGCATCCTGGCCCGGCTGGGCATCGGCATGACCCCGCTGGCGCTGCTCCTGCTGGTGGAGCAGACCACCGGGCGGTACGCGGCGGCCGGTCTGGCCGGCGGCGTCTATGCCCTGGCCGGTGCGGCGCTGAGCCCGGTCGCGGGCCGGTTGGCCGACCGGATCGGCGCCGGCCCGATCCTGCTGGCGACCGCGATTCTGCACCCGTTGGCCCTGGCCGGCCTGCTGCTGGCGAGCCGAGGTGGCGCGGACAACCTGGAGTGGATCTTCATGGCGTCGGCGGCGGCCGGTGCCACCTACCCGCCGTCGACAGCCGCGATCCGTCGCGCGTGGACGGACATGACCGCCCCCGGCACCGGCCGGCTCGAGCTGCGGTCGGCCGCGATCGCCGCCGAGACCTCCCTGTTCGAGCTGGTGTTCGTGCTCGGCCCGATGCTTGTCGCGGCGTTCCTGGTGGCCACCGCCGACCCGGCCGCCGCACTGATCTGCGCCGGTGTGGTGACGCTGGTCGGCACGGCGTGGGTGGCCCGGCTGCCGGTGATGCGGCATCGCGGCACCCATGATCCGGAGACCGCGGCGAAGGGCCTGGGCCCGCTGCGGACGAGGGGGTTCCCGGCGTTGCTGCTGTGTGTCACCGCCCTCGGCACGGCGTTCGGCGCGGCCGGTGTGATCGTTCCGGCCTACGCGGCCCAGCACGGTGGCGGCGAAGCCCTCGGCGGCGTGCTGCTGGGTGTCTGGGGGATCGGCAGCACGATCGGCGGCATCTGGTTCGGCACGCGCCGCCCGGCGATGGCCCTGTCCCGGCAGTTCGCGTGGCTGCTGGGTGCGGTGTCGGCGAGTTTCCTGGTGCTCGCGTTCATGCCGAGCCCGATCTGGCTGGGTGCCGCTCTCGTGCTGGGTGGCGCCACCATCGCGCCCGCACTGACCGTGGAGAACAGTCTGGTCGGCCGGATCTCCCCGGCCGGCATGCTGAACGAGGCGTACACCTGGATGGTCACCGTCTCGGTCAGCGGCAGCGCGGCCGGCGGTGCCCTGGCCGGTGTGATCGTCGACCAGCCGGGCGGTCTGCCCTGGTCGTTCGTGTTCGCGTCGGCGGTTCTGCTGCTGGCCACCGGGGTCGCCGCGATCCCGGAGGGCTCGATGGCCCGGGCCGACCGGCATGCCGGGGAGCGGCTGGCCACGGAGCTCGTCTGA